A stretch of DNA from Nevskiales bacterium:
CGGGCAGTGCACCCGCGGCGGAAGCCGAGCCTGCCGCAGAACCCGCGCCGAGGCCGGCGCGGCGCGCGGCGCGCACCCAGGGCACGATACCGGGCAGCCCGGTGGCGCAGCCCGCCGCCGGCCGCGACCCGTGGTGGATCAAATCCAGCAGCAGTGATGCCGACGCGCTGGTGCTGACCTACGCCGGGCACTTCAAGTCCTCCGACGGCAGCCAGAGCGGCATCGCGCTGATGTTCTCCGGCCGCTTCGACAGCCAGACCGACTTCAGCGCCATTTCGATTTCCGGCGGCACGGTTCCGGGCAACTGGCGGCTGGGCGTGAATCGCGGCCTGATCTACCTGCCGGGCGTGCCGAGCGGCAGCTACACGGTGACGGTGAAGTCTGGATTCAGGGATGCCGACGGCAAGACCTTGAAGACCGAGGTGTCAGGGCCCGTCGACGTACCCTGACCCGCAAGGCCCTCCACCCAGGCCGGCAAGGCGACGCCTTGCCGGCCTTTGTTATTCCGGCCCTGCCCCGGCCGGAAGGTATAATGCGCAAATGCACCCGCGTCGTATCTGCGTTGCGCCGATGATGGACTGGACCGATCGCCACGATCGGTACTTCCTGCGCCTGATCACGCGCCACGCCCGCCTCTACACCGAGATGGTCACCGCCGATGCCCTGCTGCACGGCGACCGTGACCGGCTGCTGCGCTTCGATGCAGCGGAGCGTCCCCTGGCTCTGCAGCTCGGCGGCAGCGACCCGCAGAAGCTCGCGCGCTGCGCCCGGATCGCGGCGGACTGGGGCTACGACGAGGTCAACCTGAATGTCGGCTGCCCCAGCGACCGCGTACAGTCCGGCCGCTTTGGCGCCTGCCTGATGGCCGAGCCCGCGCTCGTCGCCGAGTGTGTGGCCGCGATGCAGGCCGCGACCTCACTGCCCGTCACCGTCAAGACCCGTCTCGGCATCGATGAACTCGACCAGTACGCGCACCTGCATGGCTTCGTCACAACGGTGGCGCAGGCCGGTTGCCGGGTCTTCATCATCCATGCCCGCAAGGCCTGGCTGCAGGGCCTGAGCCCCAGGGAAAACCGCGAGATCCCGCCGCTGCACTACGACCGCGTGTACCGGCTCAAGCAGGACTTCCCGGAACTGGAGATCGTGCTGAACGGCGGCGTGACCACGCTGGACGAGGCTGCCGGCCATCTCGAGCAGGTGGACGGCGTCATGCTCGGCCGCGCCGCTTACCAGAACCCCTATCTGCTGGCCGGGGTGGACGCCCGTTTCTACGGCGATCCGGCCGCCGCGCCGACGCGG
This window harbors:
- the dusA gene encoding tRNA dihydrouridine(20/20a) synthase DusA; translation: MHPRRICVAPMMDWTDRHDRYFLRLITRHARLYTEMVTADALLHGDRDRLLRFDAAERPLALQLGGSDPQKLARCARIAADWGYDEVNLNVGCPSDRVQSGRFGACLMAEPALVAECVAAMQAATSLPVTVKTRLGIDELDQYAHLHGFVTTVAQAGCRVFIIHARKAWLQGLSPRENREIPPLHYDRVYRLKQDFPELEIVLNGGVTTLDEAAGHLEQVDGVMLGRAAYQNPYLLAGVDARFYGDPAAAPTRLEIVERLLPYVERELARGTALKHIARHILGLFQGQPRARAWRRHLAEHAHRAGAGVEVLQAALACVQPALDAAA